CCCCTTCCTGCGCCCCAAAATCCTCTCCCGCTGCTGGGGGGGGGGCGCGGCGCCGCTCGGGAGGGCGGAATCCGAAGaatttggggggtggggagggctcCTGGGGGACTCCCCCCGACCTCGCCTCCCTCCCCTGTCTCTCGCAGGGGTTCTACTTCGAGAGGGACGACGTGGCCCTGTCGCGACTGTCGCGGTTCTTCCTGGAGCAGTCGCGGGAGGAGCGGGAGCACGCCGAGGGGCTGCTGCGCTTCCAGACCAACCGCGGCGGCCGCGTCCTGCTGCAGGACATCAAGGTGCGTGGGGGGCGAGGAGGGCTGCGGCTGGCCCTGGGTTACCTGGGCCCCTCCAGGTGACCGTCCTGCCCCGCAGAAGCCGGAGCGGGACACCTGGGGCTCGGCGCTGGAGGCGGTGGAGGCGGcgctgcagctggagaagtcGGTGAACCAggcgctgctggagctgcatGCCCTGGCTGCCGAGAAGGCAGATCCGCACGTGAGTGCTGCCCTGGGTTTGGCCTTCATCCCCCTCTTCCTCCGGGGTCTGAGccccccttcctccccagcccccagtgctcccagttcctcccttttcccagcctgtgcctcGGGATCGCCCCGGGGATCCAGAGGGGGGAATCCCGCGGTTCCACCCCCCGatgtgggggtgggggggtctCTGTGACCCCCCCAGAATGAcgtggggggatggggggggagGGTAACAGCCATGACTGTAGGGTGAGTATTTATTGGGAgtccccacccccaaaaaagggcCCCCCCAGGTGCAATACCCCCCTCCCGGGGCCGAggctctctctcccctccctcctccacgGGAGTTTTTGGGATCTCCTGCCGCTCCTGGGGGTCCATCACCTCCCCCAGACCCTCGGCCCTGCCTGATACCCCTCTGTCCCGCAGCTCTGTGACTTCCTGGAGTCCCACTACCTGGACGAGCAGGTGAAGGCCATCAAGGCGCTGGGTGACCACGCCACCAACCTGCGCCGCCTCAGCGgtggggggtccgggggggccTCGGCCGGCCTCGGCGAGTACCTGTTTGACCGTCTGAGCCTGGAGGAGCGCAGCTGAGCCTCCCCCCACCATCCTCCTGAGCCCCCAGACCCTCGTAATCCCCCGCCCTAGCCAAGAGggccctgcctgctgggctctCCCAGCATGATTCCCATAAAGGGTctgtctctgcctcctctgTTCTTGTCTCCTCTGTCATTTGCTTCCCCCCCACAGGGGCGTTGGGGTGGGGTTCGGGGGGGCTGGCATGGGAGGGgggaggtggcacagccccttcagggatgggacaaaTTTATCGGGGTTTTGGGTGTTGCTGAGCATGTTCTGACCCCGTAGTGAGGTCTGAGGAAAACAGAAGGGGCCACAGGAAAGAGAGCCTTCGACTTGAGTGTCTTGGGACAAGGTTGGAGAATGGATCTGGCCATGCTAGGCCAGCCAAAGCTACAGTTCCTTGCAGCTTTTGCCGGGGAGAAATCCTGCACCATTTGCAAATTAAGGAGGCAGAAGGTGACTCGGGGGCACAGACCCCTGAGCACCAACGCCAGCCTGTTCCCTGGGACACCAAACTCAGGTTCCTGGtggcagtttgcaggaggtgtttggcactgccaggcaaacagagttttattttgctgcagCCTTGGTCTGGAAGAAATGGAGAGCCCCATCCTAAGCCTTGcctcctcccctcagccctctTCTGCTGTGTCCCCTTCTTCACCCCTcacccctgccccatccctctctcccccACCACCCTCCTGTGACTCCctgcaggaggggagagggCTGCAGGGTGTCACCAGGGGTGtcaccaggggctgggggctgaggggagggggctgcagggtgtcaccaggggctgggggctgaggggagggggctgcagggtgtcaccaggggctgggggctgaggggagggggctgcagggtgtcaccaggggctgggggctgaggggagggggctgagggtgTCACCAGGGGTGtcaccaggggctgggggctgaggggagggggctgcagggtgtcACCAGGGGTGtcaccaggggctgggggctgaggggagggggctgcagggtgtcaccaggggctgggggctgaggggagggggctgcagagtGTCACCAGGGGTGtcaccaggggctgggggctgaggggagggggctgcagagtGACGtgggagcagctgagaggcaAGGGGGGCTCCGGGGTGGCACGGAGACGCTGAGAGGCTGCAGTGGGGAACTTGAGGATGACACAAAGAGGCTGAGGGGCAGGGGGTGCCTTGAGGGTCCAAGTGGGGGTGCCTGAGGGTGACAGGTGAGCCAGCCCTCACACCACACCTAAGCTCACCCTAAGAACCACCCCTAAGCAGGGGGCGAGTGCAGGGTGGAGGTCGGGGGCCAAGGGACAAcactggggggctggggggcagacAGGTGGGATCTTGACAGGTGGAGTTCACACTGAGGGTTAGGGGTGCAAAGGACACAGGGAACCAGGTAGGGTTAGGGTACAGGTGCAACCCTAATGGTGGGACCGCCCCAGaaccctcccagcagctgcaggctgttACCCCAATTAAAAGGCAGGGATGATGTTTGGAGGCTACAGAGTTACAGGTAGGGGTTGAGCagtttttttaggttttttccagggatttttaaggatattttaggggtttttttgcaggtgttttttaggaattctctgggaatgtttAGGATGCCTTTAGGGCTTTTTCGGggcttttaaaagaattttttaggGTGTTTAAAGGGCTGTCTTACTACTGATTAGAATTTTTaggggtgttttggggtattCTTGCGGCTTTTAAA
This is a stretch of genomic DNA from Haemorhous mexicanus isolate bHaeMex1 chromosome 37, bHaeMex1.pri, whole genome shotgun sequence. It encodes these proteins:
- the LOC132341305 gene encoding ferritin heavy chain A-like, whose product is MESQIRQNYHRDCEAAVNRMANMELYASYVYLSMGFYFERDDVALSRLSRFFLEQSREEREHAEGLLRFQTNRGGRVLLQDIKKPERDTWGSALEAVEAALQLEKSVNQALLELHALAAEKADPHLCDFLESHYLDEQVKAIKALGDHATNLRRLSGGGSGGASAGLGEYLFDRLSLEERS